In Kordia antarctica, the following proteins share a genomic window:
- a CDS encoding non-ribosomal peptide synthetase, whose product MDTIKQQIASNYWLQKISSSITEDSSSASNKKEVVKEVIVKEHLAYFSKLTNASPMAQYTVLLSVFNALLRRYFNTENDIFSSKVGAEDIQLLFKSGSIKNATLKTYLQETKKEVQEVYKHTNYDENKLHEKYPFAKYATYSFLYNSKPSESASMIPFTLSVHTSSANLALEIVYDASFVTKAIASHFLTNFKNWILELEQYINVAIEKITIVTTKEQEQLLTAYNAATESYPEHKTLVDLFEEQVIKTPHAIALIIHNNTLSYAELNERANQLAYYIQETYKTLANDLIAIKLERDENLLITILAVLKTGAAYVPVDVKYPKQRIAYIEKDSKSKVIIDAEFIKNFYQVENNYSKENLSITRDDESLAYVIYTSGTTGNPKGVMISHKNAVAFIHWAQKEFDADKIDIVYAATSHCFDLSIYEMFFSLSIGKKIRILKDILEATEALKKDTKILINTVPSAMRNIIEHGCSLDNVSIINLAGEPFPVDIGNKLLKTKAEIRNLYGPSEDTTYSTFYQLDPEKEYIKSIPIGVPISNTRAYILDDNLELLPLGVPGRLYLSGNGLAKGYLNRQELTNEKFVNNPFEEGKRMYDTGDIAKWSTNKNIEYLGRKDHQVKLRGYRIELGEIENAVTSYSDAIGQAVIIVSNQVLLGYYTANETIHLDALKLYLQEQLPSYMIPSRFIQLDAIPLTPNGKIDKKALEDLKSDCQFNDNYIAPRNEKEQRLAKIWSEVLGVEKIGIRDNFFELGGHSLMIGKIINKIYKELDGSINYKEFFQYPIIEEMCKYLKDDNYAPISKIEKKEYYPLTPSQNRFWIMSHLSDAKEAYVISGAVKVIGAIDEKLFVKAFEHIVVQHESLRTVFKKNEHGEISQYILEESEVSQCVDVVDISAEEISEAKLTDYVNTLQAHDFTLSEAPLCKAILIKTSNNEAIFHIRLHHIIADGYSMEVLTKSVLHHYDTLLSGEVKLEVNTDAIQYKDYTIWLEAQNKTEAFEESKNYWLDEFAERVTTLSIPGYQKRPVIKSYSGNSIWYEYSSESFKKLDDFSKSHKVTLYTVLSSAVNVLLSRYSSQEEIITGIPVAGREHPDLEEQIGLYINTVALKSIVKPKDSFATIVQKTGSKINTVLAHQSYPFNQLIEELSLQRDLSRSPLFDVMVVLQNQSQSSDLEKQGNITFEPYELTRNSCQYDLVFNFIKTTETSLTLELQYNTDIYTEEFVARMIGHLEIAVNALLTTPEKDIQNINFISDQEKERIVNEFNNTKIDIDRSLTVIDAYKTQVKKHPNYIAVQSEQSSFTYKELHEKSNAFGHYLQKEFGIKEGDLVVVKLDRNEHLITTLLGILKIGAAYVPVDTQYPKKRIQYIIEDTSAVLIVNAQTIKNFQSYSNWNISEHSTKLQNNTLAYIIYTSGSTGKPKGVMITHGNLMNLCQWHVRYYMVTKGSRGTLFSSIGFDASVWEIYPYLISGATLYPIEDNEIRLHIPSLISFLNTNQITHSYLPSKVCQEVLAQNTDEVRTKLLTGGEAFTYNSSTTIDVYNNYGPTENTVVTTVFKCNQTLAPNVPIGKPIDNTQVYILSKGLQIQPINVVGELYISGLGVSKGYWNRQEITAKNFIDHPFKEGEKLYKTGDRACWLPDGNIAFHGRIDHQIKIRGYRIELEEIIHCVNSYPNGISQSIVVLNSKNNIDSLVAYYVATSEIDKNDLSEYLQTQLPDYMIPKSYVQVEAIPLTANGKVNYDRLPEISIKDVTTKVYKKPTSDTEIAISKIWEQLLHTEKISVADDFFELGGHSLLITKLLSAYQKTFGKSIALKDLFSQTTIKNHAQLIESSTTYGGEIIKVSIQEHYAISPSQMRYWLIDKLQGGSKEFNIYSAFDLPKDTNVEVFKESFQDLVIRHEALRTVFVEDAGMPRQSIFEIQEIEIPLFSNVEEAKTFVFEHIFDLNSFPLFKVALVVNTNGTLLFFNLHHSIGDGWTMHILQRDLLKLYEARLKNAVPDLPELPIQYKDYCGWQNEQIALEEYTELKEYWKQQFSGSLTYLDLPSDFPIIKEKEKTAASYSIFISEKVKIKIETLAQSSATSVFGVLLSSLKMILSRLTSEKDIIIGIPVANRNHYQLKNVAGCFINTLMIRNEFDENISAKQWIKNVGNTLKNALKNQNYPFEKLLENLNVAITENRFPMSPVFFNMVDFDEEHTTIITNFEAKHEATDAVPKFDLEYYGKTYANGIELNCVYNNKVFTQKTIALWTNEILALIEQIVEEDTKPLKKYTLFDYETVHEEEARPTNAFTLFENEEIEQTISSRFEKQVRKTPNAIAVNTVTYNQLNVLANYVAAEVSKNRTSVLTERIALLLPHNEFAVIGMLATLKSGCSYVPIDNDAPLDRILYILKDANCKQLLYAKETKLVVNQVVERDESLIIHEISLQNQQEENIKTTSNCTPNSEAYVLYTSGSTGVPKGVIQNQRNVLHYIKTYTNNIHITTEDNLSVFSSYTFDASVKDIYGAILNGASVSFYNLLKDDIHNLSIWISHYQISIIHMVPTLYRAFLNIVDEKQKLSSVRIVDLGGESCHKLDFELFTNHFSKEAFLINDYGPTEATIVSQKFFNHNSVVIGNNLSIGKSVTNTDVFIQNSSGEVAKIYEEGEIVFKSAFLSLGYLNKKEQTKKVFTKDSNSPNKRYYKSGDIGKKLPNGEIIFLRRKDQQTKINGFRIELAEIEYQLLQIEGIEKAVVLVKEVLERKVLTAYLQKNKEEEDADVKEKLAKILPKYMIPQRFITMDTFPLTRTGKIDRKKLPEPEANNLNTVVYKAPTSEVEKSISELLAAVLNIEVKTIGIDHNFFELGGNSLQGVLLINKINKKYETNFSISNLYEALTVKDLAMLVEFYLSQKQYTTQDQIEEDEVII is encoded by the coding sequence GCTCAATATACGGTTTTGTTAAGCGTTTTTAATGCACTTTTAAGGCGTTATTTTAATACAGAAAACGATATCTTTTCTTCAAAAGTTGGAGCAGAAGATATACAATTACTATTCAAATCTGGTTCTATAAAAAACGCTACGCTAAAAACATATTTGCAGGAAACAAAGAAAGAAGTTCAAGAAGTTTATAAGCATACGAATTATGATGAAAACAAGCTTCATGAAAAATATCCTTTTGCTAAGTATGCTACCTATAGTTTTTTATACAATAGCAAGCCTAGTGAATCTGCTTCAATGATTCCATTCACACTTTCAGTTCATACATCAAGTGCTAATTTAGCATTAGAAATTGTATATGATGCCTCTTTTGTAACTAAAGCAATTGCTAGTCATTTTCTAACGAATTTCAAAAATTGGATACTTGAGTTAGAACAATATATTAATGTAGCAATTGAAAAAATAACAATTGTAACGACAAAAGAACAAGAACAATTACTTACAGCATATAATGCTGCTACTGAAAGTTATCCTGAACATAAAACATTAGTTGACTTATTTGAAGAACAAGTAATAAAAACACCACATGCAATAGCTTTAATAATTCATAACAATACCTTAAGCTATGCGGAACTTAATGAAAGAGCAAATCAACTAGCATATTACATACAAGAGACGTATAAAACGCTGGCAAATGATTTAATAGCAATAAAACTTGAAAGAGATGAAAATTTATTAATAACGATTCTTGCTGTTCTAAAAACAGGAGCGGCTTACGTTCCTGTAGACGTAAAATACCCGAAGCAACGTATCGCATATATTGAAAAAGACAGTAAATCTAAAGTAATTATCGACGCGGAATTTATTAAAAATTTCTATCAAGTAGAAAATAATTATAGCAAAGAAAACCTGTCAATTACAAGAGACGATGAGAGTTTGGCGTATGTCATATACACTTCTGGAACTACAGGAAATCCAAAAGGAGTAATGATCTCTCATAAAAATGCCGTAGCTTTTATTCATTGGGCTCAAAAAGAGTTTGATGCTGATAAAATAGACATTGTATATGCGGCAACTTCACATTGTTTTGATTTATCAATATACGAGATGTTTTTCTCGCTTTCTATTGGAAAGAAAATCAGAATACTCAAAGATATTTTAGAAGCAACTGAAGCGTTAAAAAAAGACACAAAAATTTTAATCAATACGGTGCCTTCTGCAATGCGTAATATTATTGAGCATGGATGTAGTTTGGATAATGTAAGTATCATAAACTTAGCAGGAGAACCTTTTCCAGTAGATATTGGAAATAAATTATTAAAAACAAAGGCTGAAATTCGTAATCTATATGGGCCATCAGAAGATACTACGTACAGTACTTTTTATCAATTAGACCCCGAAAAAGAATATATAAAATCCATTCCAATTGGAGTGCCTATTTCTAATACACGTGCATATATCCTTGATGATAATCTAGAATTGTTGCCTTTAGGAGTTCCTGGGCGTTTATACCTTTCAGGCAATGGATTGGCGAAAGGATATTTGAATCGTCAAGAATTGACTAACGAAAAGTTTGTCAATAATCCTTTTGAAGAAGGGAAACGCATGTATGATACAGGTGATATTGCTAAATGGTCTACAAATAAAAATATAGAATATTTAGGAAGAAAAGATCATCAAGTAAAACTCAGAGGTTACCGTATTGAATTAGGTGAAATAGAAAATGCGGTAACTTCCTATTCTGATGCTATTGGTCAAGCTGTAATCATAGTAAGTAACCAAGTACTACTTGGGTATTATACAGCTAATGAAACGATACATTTAGATGCACTAAAACTATACCTTCAAGAGCAGTTACCAAGCTATATGATTCCTAGTCGTTTTATTCAGCTAGACGCTATTCCGTTAACACCAAATGGAAAAATAGACAAAAAAGCATTGGAAGATTTGAAGTCTGACTGTCAATTTAATGACAATTATATAGCTCCGAGGAATGAAAAAGAACAAAGGCTTGCAAAAATATGGAGTGAAGTTTTAGGCGTTGAAAAAATTGGAATTCGCGATAACTTTTTTGAGCTTGGTGGGCATAGTTTAATGATAGGAAAGATCATTAACAAAATATACAAAGAATTAGACGGAAGTATTAACTACAAAGAATTTTTTCAATATCCTATTATTGAAGAAATGTGCAAATACTTAAAAGATGATAACTATGCGCCAATATCAAAAATTGAGAAGAAAGAATATTATCCGCTAACTCCAAGCCAAAATAGATTTTGGATAATGAGCCATTTATCAGACGCAAAAGAAGCATATGTGATTTCTGGAGCAGTGAAGGTAATTGGTGCAATAGATGAAAAACTATTTGTAAAAGCATTTGAACATATTGTAGTACAACATGAATCTTTAAGAACTGTTTTTAAGAAAAATGAGCATGGAGAGATTTCTCAATATATACTAGAAGAAAGCGAAGTATCACAATGTGTTGATGTCGTTGATATTTCTGCTGAAGAAATATCAGAAGCAAAACTAACTGACTATGTAAATACACTTCAGGCACATGATTTTACTTTATCTGAAGCGCCTTTGTGCAAAGCCATATTGATAAAAACTAGCAATAATGAAGCAATATTCCACATTCGTTTGCATCACATCATAGCTGATGGATATTCAATGGAAGTCCTAACAAAATCAGTATTACATCACTATGACACATTATTATCTGGAGAAGTTAAATTAGAAGTAAATACTGATGCCATACAATATAAAGACTACACCATATGGCTTGAAGCACAAAATAAAACAGAAGCATTTGAAGAGTCTAAAAATTATTGGTTAGATGAATTTGCAGAACGAGTTACAACATTGTCAATTCCAGGATATCAAAAACGTCCGGTAATAAAATCCTATTCCGGAAATAGTATTTGGTATGAATATTCTTCAGAGTCGTTCAAGAAATTAGATGATTTTTCAAAGTCGCACAAAGTAACCTTATATACTGTTTTATCTTCAGCGGTAAACGTTTTGCTCTCACGTTACAGTAGTCAAGAAGAAATCATAACAGGAATTCCTGTTGCTGGTAGAGAACATCCAGATTTAGAAGAACAAATAGGTCTCTACATAAATACGGTGGCTTTAAAAAGCATAGTGAAGCCAAAAGATTCCTTTGCAACGATAGTACAAAAAACTGGTTCAAAAATAAACACAGTTCTAGCACACCAAAGTTACCCATTCAATCAATTGATTGAAGAACTTTCATTACAAAGAGATCTTTCCAGATCACCATTGTTTGATGTGATGGTTGTTTTGCAAAATCAATCACAATCTAGTGATTTGGAAAAACAAGGAAATATTACATTTGAACCTTATGAGTTAACTAGAAATTCATGTCAATATGATTTAGTTTTTAATTTTATAAAAACTACAGAAACCAGTTTAACACTTGAATTACAATACAACACAGACATATATACTGAGGAGTTTGTTGCAAGAATGATAGGTCACTTAGAAATTGCAGTGAATGCACTATTGACAACTCCCGAGAAGGATATTCAAAATATTAATTTCATTTCTGACCAAGAAAAAGAAAGGATCGTTAATGAATTTAATAATACAAAAATAGACATTGATCGCTCTTTAACTGTGATTGATGCATACAAAACACAAGTAAAAAAACATCCTAATTACATTGCTGTTCAAAGTGAGCAATCGTCATTTACGTATAAAGAATTACATGAAAAATCGAATGCATTTGGACACTATTTACAAAAAGAATTCGGAATAAAAGAAGGTGATCTTGTGGTCGTGAAATTAGATCGAAATGAACACTTAATCACAACGTTATTAGGAATATTGAAAATAGGAGCAGCATATGTTCCTGTAGATACTCAATATCCTAAGAAAAGAATTCAGTATATCATAGAAGATACGTCTGCGGTACTAATTGTTAACGCGCAAACTATCAAAAACTTCCAATCATACAGTAATTGGAATATTTCTGAGCATTCAACAAAACTTCAAAACAATACACTAGCATACATTATTTATACTTCTGGTTCTACAGGAAAGCCTAAAGGAGTAATGATTACGCATGGTAATTTAATGAACCTTTGCCAATGGCATGTTCGCTACTATATGGTGACAAAAGGAAGTAGAGGAACATTATTCTCAAGTATTGGATTTGACGCATCAGTTTGGGAAATATATCCGTATTTAATTTCAGGAGCAACGTTGTATCCTATTGAAGACAATGAAATACGATTGCATATTCCTTCTTTAATATCATTTTTGAATACGAATCAAATAACACATTCTTATCTGCCTTCTAAAGTTTGTCAGGAAGTTTTAGCTCAAAATACTGATGAAGTACGGACAAAGTTATTAACTGGAGGAGAAGCTTTTACATACAATTCATCAACAACGATTGATGTTTACAATAATTATGGACCAACAGAAAATACTGTTGTGACTACAGTTTTTAAATGCAATCAAACGTTAGCTCCAAATGTTCCTATTGGAAAACCTATTGACAATACTCAAGTGTATATACTTTCAAAAGGGTTACAAATACAACCAATAAATGTTGTTGGAGAATTATACATTTCTGGTTTAGGAGTATCGAAAGGATATTGGAACCGACAGGAAATCACAGCTAAAAACTTTATTGATCATCCATTTAAAGAAGGAGAAAAACTATATAAAACAGGTGATAGAGCGTGTTGGTTGCCCGATGGAAATATAGCATTTCATGGTAGAATAGATCATCAAATTAAAATTAGAGGATATCGTATTGAATTAGAAGAAATTATACATTGTGTAAATTCTTACCCAAACGGTATTTCTCAATCAATAGTTGTATTAAACTCTAAAAATAATATAGACAGTTTAGTTGCATACTATGTGGCAACTTCTGAAATTGACAAAAACGATCTTAGCGAGTATTTACAAACTCAGTTACCGGATTATATGATTCCTAAAAGTTATGTTCAAGTTGAGGCGATTCCTTTAACAGCAAATGGAAAAGTAAATTATGATCGTTTACCAGAAATATCTATTAAAGATGTTACGACTAAAGTTTATAAAAAACCTACTTCAGATACAGAAATAGCAATCTCGAAAATATGGGAGCAGCTTTTACATACAGAAAAAATTAGTGTTGCTGATGATTTCTTTGAATTAGGAGGACATAGTTTGCTAATCACAAAACTGCTAAGTGCTTATCAGAAAACATTTGGAAAATCGATAGCTCTGAAAGATTTATTCAGTCAAACGACGATTAAAAATCATGCACAATTAATTGAATCATCAACGACGTATGGTGGAGAAATTATAAAAGTATCAATACAAGAGCATTATGCTATTTCGCCTTCACAAATGCGATATTGGTTGATTGATAAACTTCAAGGCGGCTCAAAAGAATTCAATATTTACAGTGCTTTCGATTTACCTAAAGACACTAATGTGGAGGTTTTTAAAGAATCTTTTCAAGATTTAGTCATTAGGCATGAAGCTTTAAGAACTGTGTTTGTGGAAGATGCTGGCATGCCAAGGCAATCTATTTTTGAAATTCAAGAAATTGAAATTCCCTTATTTAGTAACGTAGAGGAAGCAAAAACTTTTGTTTTTGAACATATTTTCGATTTAAACAGTTTCCCACTATTTAAAGTTGCACTCGTTGTGAATACAAATGGAACATTATTGTTTTTTAATTTGCATCACAGTATTGGAGATGGATGGACAATGCATATTTTGCAAAGAGACTTATTAAAATTGTATGAAGCTAGGTTAAAAAATGCGGTGCCTGATTTACCAGAATTACCCATTCAATACAAAGACTATTGTGGTTGGCAAAATGAACAAATCGCTTTAGAAGAATACACAGAATTGAAAGAATATTGGAAACAACAATTCTCAGGATCATTAACATATCTTGATTTGCCTTCTGATTTTCCAATTATAAAAGAAAAAGAAAAAACAGCAGCTTCGTATTCTATTTTTATATCTGAAAAAGTTAAAATCAAGATAGAAACGCTAGCACAATCATCTGCTACAAGTGTTTTTGGAGTACTCTTGTCTAGCTTAAAAATGATATTAAGTAGATTAACTTCAGAAAAAGATATCATCATAGGAATTCCAGTTGCAAATAGAAATCATTACCAATTAAAAAATGTCGCTGGATGTTTTATAAATACTTTGATGATTCGAAATGAATTTGATGAAAATATTTCTGCGAAGCAATGGATTAAGAATGTTGGAAATACATTAAAAAATGCACTAAAAAATCAAAACTATCCATTCGAAAAATTACTGGAAAATTTAAATGTAGCAATTACTGAAAATCGTTTTCCAATGAGTCCAGTGTTTTTTAATATGGTTGATTTCGATGAAGAGCACACAACTATTATTACTAATTTTGAAGCTAAACATGAAGCTACTGATGCAGTTCCAAAATTTGATTTAGAATATTATGGGAAAACATATGCAAATGGAATAGAGTTAAATTGTGTTTACAATAATAAAGTCTTTACACAAAAAACCATTGCTTTATGGACCAATGAAATATTAGCACTTATTGAACAAATTGTAGAAGAAGATACAAAACCACTTAAAAAATATACACTGTTCGATTACGAAACAGTACACGAAGAAGAAGCAAGACCAACCAATGCATTTACACTTTTTGAAAATGAAGAAATTGAGCAAACAATTTCAAGTCGTTTTGAAAAGCAAGTACGTAAAACGCCGAACGCCATCGCTGTAAATACAGTAACGTATAATCAACTAAATGTACTGGCAAATTATGTAGCTGCTGAGGTTTCTAAAAATAGAACATCAGTCTTAACAGAACGCATTGCTTTACTATTACCACATAATGAATTTGCAGTGATAGGAATGCTGGCGACATTAAAATCAGGTTGTTCATATGTTCCTATAGATAATGACGCACCATTAGATCGAATCTTATATATCTTAAAAGATGCGAATTGTAAACAATTGCTATATGCAAAAGAAACAAAACTAGTAGTTAATCAGGTTGTTGAGAGAGATGAAAGTCTTATTATACATGAAATATCATTACAAAATCAACAAGAAGAAAATATAAAAACCACAAGTAATTGTACACCAAATAGCGAAGCGTATGTTTTATATACTTCAGGATCGACTGGAGTTCCAAAAGGAGTCATTCAAAACCAAAGAAATGTACTTCATTACATCAAAACGTACACAAATAATATTCATATCACAACGGAAGACAATCTCAGTGTTTTTTCAAGTTACACGTTTGACGCTTCTGTAAAAGATATATATGGAGCAATTTTAAATGGTGCTAGTGTGAGTTTTTACAACTTATTAAAAGATGATATTCATAATTTATCAATCTGGATATCGCATTATCAAATATCTATCATTCACATGGTTCCTACATTATACAGAGCTTTCTTGAATATAGTAGATGAAAAACAAAAACTAAGTTCGGTTCGTATTGTAGATCTTGGAGGAGAATCTTGTCACAAATTAGATTTCGAATTATTTACCAATCACTTTAGTAAAGAGGCTTTCTTAATCAACGATTACGGACCTACAGAAGCAACCATTGTATCGCAAAAGTTCTTTAATCATAATTCAGTAGTTATAGGAAATAATCTATCTATTGGTAAAAGTGTTACAAATACTGATGTATTCATACAAAATAGCAGTGGAGAAGTAGCTAAAATATATGAAGAAGGAGAAATCGTTTTTAAAAGCGCCTTTTTATCGTTGGGATATTTAAACAAGAAAGAACAAACGAAAAAAGTATTCACCAAAGATTCAAATTCACCGAATAAACGATACTACAAATCAGGTGACATTGGAAAGAAATTGCCTAATGGAGAAATTATATTTCTAAGGCGTAAAGACCAGCAAACAAAAATCAATGGATTTAGAATTGAACTTGCTGAAATAGAATATCAATTATTACAAATAGAAGGTATTGAAAAAGCGGTTGTATTAGTAAAAGAAGTATTAGAAAGAAAAGTGTTAACGGCATATCTTCAAAAAAATAAAGAAGAAGAAGATGCAGATGTCAAAGAAAAACTAGCTAAGATATTACCCAAATACATGATTCCTCAGCGATTCATAACAATGGATACTTTTCCTCTAACACGTACAGGAAAAATAGATAGAAAAAAATTACCTGAACCAGAAGCTAACAATTTAAATACAGTTGTATACAAAGCACCAACTTCAGAAGTTGAAAAATCAATATCAGAACTTTTGGCAGCAGTCTTAAATATAGAAGTAAAAACAATTGGAATAGATCACAATTTTTTCGAATTAGGCGGAAACAGCTTGCAAGGAGTATTATTGATTAATAAAATCAATAAAAAATACGAGACTAATTTCTCTATTTCAAATCTTTATGAAGCTTTAACAGTAAAAGATTTAGCTATGTTGGTTGAGTTTTATCTATCACAAAAACAATACACTACACAAGATCAAATAGAAGAAGACGAAGTAATTATTTAA